A single region of the Anaerolineales bacterium genome encodes:
- a CDS encoding J domain-containing protein, whose product MARKIIRYDLYNDFYARLNIPTDAPIEMIHRAYRQQAKAVHPDLNPGREVWATEQFRLLNDAYDVLTDPLQRAAYDRQRRRVYPNEPYQGDDYWTRSHAPTGGETPPPTFDAEAAFESWRQHNRTTTSTGAVYRTAFRNIMTSPYRYVVYLLALVLIVNFVFIGLVGITRIQEAQARIPTSSPPMFRPPSLPPPLSIAWQP is encoded by the coding sequence ATGGCACGGAAAATCATACGCTACGACCTCTATAACGATTTCTACGCTCGGCTGAATATCCCCACCGATGCGCCCATTGAGATGATCCATCGCGCCTATCGGCAGCAGGCAAAAGCCGTCCACCCCGACCTAAACCCAGGACGGGAAGTGTGGGCAACTGAGCAGTTCCGCCTTCTGAATGACGCCTATGATGTCCTGACCGATCCGCTCCAACGTGCCGCCTATGACCGTCAGCGGCGGCGGGTGTATCCCAACGAACCTTATCAGGGCGATGATTATTGGACACGCTCTCATGCCCCAACGGGCGGCGAAACCCCACCCCCCACCTTTGACGCCGAGGCTGCTTTTGAATCGTGGCGTCAGCATAACCGCACCACAACCAGTACGGGGGCGGTCTACCGGACGGCATTCCGTAACATCATGACCAGTCCATACCGCTATGTGGTCTATCTTCTTGCCCTTGTGTTGATCGTCAATTTTGTGTTTATTGGGCTTGTGGGGATAACCCGTATTCAAGAGGCGCAAGCCCGCATCCCCACATCCTCCCCACCAATGTTCCGCCCGCCATCATTACCGCCGCCTTTGTCTATCGCGTGGCAACCGTAG
- a CDS encoding ComEC family competence protein, with protein sequence MTLAYMVGAWLAGMGFAAWRGADAGALPIVTLIGGVILTLSVPVKDGERWLRRTGLCLIAFGLGLLRFQSGQPSRTAAHIATLNETYAEISGILSDAPDVREGDVRLRLRVESVRTVRDATRPAEGEVLLYTEKPLPPSPPYRYGDRLRAFGQLSTPPEFDEFSYRDYLAQSGVFSVMFRAEVTVIGSGAGDPLRGGLIALRESARETFARLLTEPYAGLLTGLVTGDETGISPDVQAAFRRTGTSHLLAISGSNVAVIIGLFGAVFSRILRRKWQVALLTIGAALLYAAAVGGSASVVRAAIMASLAILAGRFRRTSDGLTALAAAVWVITLLTPTAIFDYGLILSGLATFAILAYVPFMTRLTEAFFKRLFAKETARAAALVLTDTVLLTAAVQITVLPVSLLISAEFTPLSLLINALVAPAQGWIMILGVMALMLGAALPILGQIPAWLAAVPLAYTWAVIRAGASLAEPTTIPFNRDAVIGYYLLLFVATAVLSKSPILRKRLWGWVERHAAAPTVILAGAGLSLLLVVTIRARPDGLLHLWLIPGGGVIIGTPDGAHLAIDAGDSPNRLLTVLGEQLPFQKTRLDGLILTALTTRENAALPDLLRRYRVGVVILTAPTDDEETGLREIVLATADQSVALEDAAHLDLGSGVTLARDGALWVLRYGRLYLTISPDGRLTTPDGEVILAAERISARPESPPKDGRYYATNRHGLIDLRTDGATLWVRTQYP encoded by the coding sequence ATGACACTCGCCTACATGGTCGGGGCATGGCTGGCAGGGATGGGGTTTGCGGCATGGCGCGGGGCGGATGCTGGCGCATTGCCCATCGTGACCTTGATCGGCGGCGTCATTCTCACTCTGAGCGTTCCTGTGAAAGATGGGGAGCGCTGGCTGCGACGGACGGGTTTATGTTTGATCGCCTTTGGGTTAGGGCTGCTTCGCTTCCAAAGTGGGCAGCCAAGCCGCACCGCTGCACACATCGCCACCCTGAATGAGACCTATGCCGAGATCAGCGGAATCCTCAGCGATGCGCCCGATGTGCGCGAGGGCGATGTTCGCTTGCGCCTTCGCGTTGAATCGGTTCGGACAGTGCGTGATGCGACCCGCCCGGCTGAGGGGGAGGTGCTGCTCTACACGGAAAAACCGCTGCCCCCCTCCCCACCCTACCGTTACGGGGATCGCCTTCGCGCCTTTGGGCAACTCAGCACCCCACCCGAATTTGACGAATTTTCCTACCGCGATTACCTTGCTCAAAGCGGCGTTTTCAGCGTCATGTTTCGGGCGGAGGTGACGGTTATCGGCAGCGGCGCGGGCGATCCATTGCGTGGCGGCTTGATCGCCCTCCGCGAGAGCGCTCGCGAAACCTTTGCTCGGCTGTTGACAGAACCCTACGCCGGACTGCTCACGGGGCTGGTGACGGGTGACGAGACGGGAATTTCCCCCGATGTGCAAGCGGCGTTTCGGCGCACGGGGACATCTCACCTTTTAGCGATCTCTGGCTCAAATGTCGCCGTGATTATCGGTCTGTTTGGGGCGGTTTTCAGCCGGATTCTACGCCGAAAATGGCAGGTGGCGCTCTTGACTATTGGCGCCGCGCTGCTCTATGCCGCAGCGGTGGGAGGAAGCGCCTCTGTCGTTCGGGCGGCAATTATGGCATCGTTGGCGATCCTTGCCGGACGTTTTCGGCGCACCTCCGATGGGCTAACCGCTCTCGCTGCTGCTGTGTGGGTGATCACGCTGCTGACGCCCACCGCCATTTTTGATTATGGCTTGATCCTCAGCGGGCTGGCAACCTTTGCCATTCTTGCCTATGTCCCCTTTATGACGCGCCTTACCGAGGCGTTTTTCAAACGCCTTTTCGCCAAAGAGACAGCGCGGGCGGCGGCCCTTGTCCTGACTGATACCGTCCTTCTCACGGCGGCGGTGCAGATCACTGTTTTGCCTGTTTCGCTCCTCATCTCGGCGGAGTTCACCCCGCTCTCACTGCTGATCAATGCTCTGGTCGCCCCGGCACAGGGGTGGATCATGATCCTCGGTGTTATGGCGTTGATGTTGGGGGCAGCCCTCCCCATCTTGGGGCAGATTCCGGCATGGCTGGCGGCTGTTCCGCTGGCATATACATGGGCAGTGATCCGCGCCGGAGCGTCCCTTGCCGAACCCACCACGATTCCCTTCAACCGCGACGCTGTGATCGGTTATTACCTCCTTTTATTTGTGGCGACAGCCGTCCTGAGCAAATCGCCCATCCTTCGTAAGCGGCTTTGGGGGTGGGTAGAGCGGCACGCCGCCGCCCCCACCGTGATTCTTGCCGGGGCGGGGCTGTCGCTGCTGTTGGTGGTGACGATCCGGGCGCGCCCTGACGGACTCCTTCATCTCTGGCTGATTCCGGGCGGCGGGGTGATTATTGGGACGCCTGATGGGGCGCATCTAGCGATTGACGCTGGAGACAGCCCTAACCGTTTGTTGACCGTTCTTGGGGAGCAGCTTCCTTTTCAGAAAACGCGCCTCGATGGACTCATCCTCACCGCGCTGACAACGCGGGAAAACGCCGCCCTGCCCGATCTGCTCAGGCGTTACCGTGTAGGCGTAGTGATTCTCACCGCGCCCACCGACGATGAGGAAACAGGGCTGCGGGAGATCGTCCTCGCCACAGCAGATCAGAGTGTTGCGCTTGAAGATGCTGCTCACCTTGATCTTGGGTCGGGTGTCACCTTAGCCCGTGATGGGGCGTTATGGGTGCTGCGCTATGGGCGGCTCTACCTGACGATTAGCCCTGACGGGCGACTGACCACCCCAGATGGCGAAGTGATCCTCGCCGCCGAACGGATCAGCGCCCGTCCAGAGTCACCGCCAAAGGACGGGCGCTACTATGCCACGAATCGGCACGGACTGATCGATTTACGCACCGACGGCGCGACGTTGTGGGTCAGAACGCAGTACCCCTAA
- a CDS encoding ABC transporter permease: MPPSIVGTLIFMLTMTSSQFLMSGLVEEKENRMMEVFMTSARPIEMMSGKLLGMGLLGLTQLGVWGLFGLAYLLVSGQLGDIGKILAALQLTPIFIFVTLIMTLLGYLFYGSILAGIGATVNAEKEAQQYATLIVLGGVAPLALVIVFLLDPNGGAAQLMSVIPLTAPIALIIRLSLATVPTAHILFSMGVMVVSVIVAIYFSARVFRMGMLNYGKGGVFVSCGRRSLVLARRVWWKPLRRCVHDGQMVRCVPLRILRTFKRRSFQFLAFAVPLLLIVGFFTIRGIQEARAAREKMPLAPREDSPFSGRSSPWFGRSRPFARRENTRWHDRLSLGGNSHQRLRTGNDQRLLRDPRRLPENRAA, encoded by the coding sequence TTGCCGCCGTCTATCGTTGGGACGCTCATTTTCATGCTGACGATGACCAGTTCACAGTTCCTCATGTCGGGGTTGGTGGAAGAAAAAGAAAACCGCATGATGGAAGTGTTCATGACCAGCGCCCGCCCCATCGAGATGATGAGCGGCAAGCTGCTAGGGATGGGCTTGTTGGGGCTGACTCAGCTTGGTGTGTGGGGACTTTTCGGGCTGGCATACTTGCTCGTGAGCGGTCAGCTTGGGGATATTGGGAAAATTCTCGCTGCACTGCAACTGACCCCGATCTTCATTTTCGTCACCTTGATCATGACGCTCTTGGGGTATCTGTTCTACGGCTCAATCTTGGCGGGGATTGGGGCAACCGTCAACGCCGAAAAAGAAGCGCAGCAGTATGCCACCCTGATCGTCCTCGGTGGGGTTGCACCGTTGGCGCTGGTGATCGTCTTTCTGCTTGACCCCAACGGCGGGGCGGCGCAACTGATGAGCGTGATCCCCCTAACCGCGCCCATTGCCCTGATCATTCGGCTTTCCTTGGCAACTGTCCCCACCGCTCACATCCTCTTCAGCATGGGGGTGATGGTTGTCTCGGTGATCGTTGCTATCTATTTTTCGGCGCGGGTGTTCCGCATGGGGATGTTGAATTACGGCAAGGGCGGCGTTTTCGTATCCTGCGGCAGGCGGTCTTTGGTGCTCGCACGCCGCGTCTGGTGGAAACCCCTTCGGAGGTGCGTTCATGACGGGCAAATGGTTCGCTGTGTTCCGCTACGAATTTTGCGGACGTTCAAACGGCGTAGTTTTCAGTTCCTTGCCTTCGCTGTTCCGCTGCTGCTGATCGTAGGATTCTTCACTATCCGAGGGATTCAAGAAGCACGGGCGGCACGGGAGAAGATGCCCCTAGCGCCCCGCGAGGACAGTCCCTTCAGCGGGCGTTCCTCCCCTTGGTTTGGTCGATCTCGCCCATTTGCTCGGCGGGAAAACACCCGCTGGCATGATCGCTTATCCCTCGGAGGAAATAGCCACCAGCGCCTTAGAACAGGGAACGATCAGCGGCTATTACGTGATCCACGCCGACTACCTGAAAACAGGGCAGCTTGA
- a CDS encoding PD40 domain-containing protein — protein MALLITAYLWGSTLQVQGQSNRLRKLSTTDFDYLEWAADSQSLVAIQGNSPSVIEEFMWSHYNIATNQFSDHSVYPYLPHLTPQENTIFVPASAKGSDGEIYYMSFSYLSPNGRYLVYVGEPTTELNHQYWRWLIGDRQTQTTFNSGKPVFQPFGKLESFNVTWNRDSTAFILTLCGDLYFCSPPAFVFVYGLNNGLSSFVVNDIKISFPMVENVQYRTFDLIDFSGDGQWALLRVSVAEKLALGEGGGSYLLMYNTQTPETSFFLSNGLLKGGGTLQFATIDGTSLLFIDNVGIQRYDWANDTIILLTTEVNNSIASYPRAFSPDGRWFVFVSGGVLKAGELYLYDLQGLPETPPSPTPPLPTAYPHPTGIPGGQPACPGGGGEWMWVDGELVFVCGVTWE, from the coding sequence GTGGCACTTTTGATTACTGCTTATCTATGGGGGAGTACTCTTCAGGTGCAGGGGCAGTCTAACCGCCTTCGGAAACTATCAACAACGGATTTTGACTATCTTGAATGGGCAGCTGATAGTCAATCCCTTGTGGCAATACAAGGTAATTCGCCGAGTGTGATCGAGGAGTTTATGTGGTCTCATTATAATATTGCCACCAATCAATTTTCAGACCATTCTGTATATCCATATTTGCCCCACCTCACACCCCAAGAAAATACTATTTTCGTCCCTGCCTCAGCAAAGGGATCCGATGGTGAGATTTACTATATGTCCTTCTCTTATCTTTCCCCCAATGGGCGATATCTTGTTTATGTGGGCGAACCTACGACAGAATTAAACCACCAATACTGGCGATGGCTCATTGGAGATAGACAAACTCAAACAACGTTTAATTCAGGTAAACCTGTTTTTCAGCCATTTGGGAAATTGGAAAGTTTTAATGTTACATGGAATCGAGACAGCACAGCATTTATTTTAACACTGTGTGGAGATCTTTATTTTTGCTCCCCTCCGGCATTCGTCTTTGTATATGGTCTAAATAATGGATTATCATCCTTTGTTGTTAATGATATAAAGATAAGTTTCCCAATGGTGGAAAACGTCCAATACCGAACCTTTGATCTGATTGATTTTTCTGGGGATGGTCAGTGGGCATTGCTGAGGGTAAGTGTGGCTGAAAAGTTGGCTTTAGGGGAAGGTGGCGGCTCGTACCTCCTGATGTATAACACACAGACACCCGAAACCAGCTTCTTTCTTTCCAATGGGCTGCTTAAGGGTGGAGGTACTCTTCAGTTTGCCACCATTGACGGCACCTCGCTTCTCTTTATCGATAATGTGGGCATTCAGCGCTACGATTGGGCAAACGATACGATCATCCTACTTACCACCGAGGTAAACAACAGCATCGCCTCTTATCCCAGGGCATTCTCCCCTGATGGACGATGGTTTGTCTTTGTATCTGGGGGAGTATTGAAGGCGGGTGAACTCTATTTATACGACTTACAAGGTCTGCCTGAAACCCCTCCCTCCCCCACGCCCCCTCTCCCTACCGCCTACCCTCATCCCACAGGCATTCCCGGCGGACAGCCAGCCTGCCCCGGTGGTGGCGGCGAGTGGATGTGGGTCGATGGCGAGTTGGTCTTCGTCTGCGGGGTCACGTGGGAGTAG
- a CDS encoding ABC transporter permease, translating to MIAYPSEEIATSALEQGTISGYYVIHADYLKTGQLDLFFDQFNLNTLSATGLRTALAEALVAKTGQNVDPQVITRLGSAVPPLPITSSAILGDTQNQHEGAALILVYVFVLFLMFSTFGTSAYLMQSVVEEKENRMVEILLSSLRPRELLAGKFIALSLLGLVQTVAWGAAILIILTQLGTVIPGVTITISTNQLIVLGIFFILGYLLFPLPMPQWGRW from the coding sequence ATGATCGCTTATCCCTCGGAGGAAATAGCCACCAGCGCCTTAGAACAGGGAACGATCAGCGGCTATTACGTGATCCACGCCGACTACCTGAAAACAGGGCAGCTTGACCTGTTTTTCGACCAATTCAACCTGAATACCCTGAGTGCAACGGGACTGCGGACAGCGTTAGCAGAGGCGCTGGTGGCAAAGACGGGACAGAATGTTGATCCGCAGGTGATCACCCGCTTGGGGAGCGCCGTCCCGCCGTTACCAATAACATCCTCCGCGATTCTGGGGGACACCCAAAATCAACATGAAGGTGCGGCGCTGATCCTCGTCTATGTCTTTGTCTTGTTCCTCATGTTCAGCACCTTTGGGACAAGCGCCTACTTGATGCAGAGCGTCGTTGAGGAAAAAGAAAACCGCATGGTGGAAATATTGCTTTCCTCGCTGCGCCCGCGTGAGCTTTTGGCGGGGAAGTTCATCGCGCTCAGCCTGTTGGGGCTAGTTCAGACCGTCGCTTGGGGCGCAGCCATCCTGATCATCCTCACCCAATTGGGGACGGTCATCCCCGGTGTGACGATTACGATCTCCACCAACCAGTTAATCGTCCTCGGCATCTTCTTCATCCTCGGCTACCTGCTTTTTCCTCTGCCTATGCCGCAGTGGGGGCGCTGGTGA
- a CDS encoding PD40 domain-containing protein → MRHKRLSAQLVAWGWLSLTMILSACGGGAPPRTDNPTRGALPTIISVPLRLRGEVIRVANAARVEILASLQAHTSTVNRIDIAPDSSLLLTIDAEGKAIVWDLMTYGERHRFGGTVIRYGFFSADGTVIAVVRGDHQVSFVAARDGRILETFPAGVGEVTRAAVDPTRTTLAVGGNEGVITLWDMATHRQGTVIMPTAAGNIRALALAPNATRLISIANTYQSTGSDTLFIYSFPEGVSKPEKAGAALRSFPNLSPQNIVFSPDGIRFAVGFLPESTGTPLPNIFPRLRLYDAENGMLVFDLTDPDLFPNRGIAFSPDGRVIAVLGQGDDVFLLDAATGAIIGKLPGHGGAARSAAFNPTGDLFLSTTIRPNVGAYLWQSASFQAGAQDYPRGILAPQNNGFLVGVWSADGTLIALADGSGGVFLLGVPKP, encoded by the coding sequence ATGAGACACAAACGCTTATCTGCTCAGTTAGTGGCTTGGGGCTGGCTCAGCCTCACCATGATTCTATCCGCTTGCGGCGGTGGCGCCCCCCCCCGCACCGATAACCCCACACGCGGAGCGCTTCCGACCATTATCAGTGTTCCCTTGCGTCTGCGTGGAGAGGTTATCCGCGTGGCAAATGCCGCCCGCGTCGAAATATTGGCGAGTCTGCAAGCCCACACCAGTACGGTGAATCGGATTGACATTGCACCGGACAGCAGTTTGCTGCTGACGATTGACGCTGAGGGGAAAGCCATCGTTTGGGACTTGATGACCTATGGAGAGCGGCACCGATTCGGTGGGACGGTTATCCGTTACGGGTTTTTCAGCGCCGATGGGACGGTCATCGCGGTGGTGAGAGGGGATCATCAGGTGAGCTTCGTCGCGGCGCGGGATGGGCGTATCTTGGAAACCTTCCCGGCAGGGGTGGGGGAAGTCACTCGTGCGGCGGTTGATCCAACGCGGACGACGCTTGCCGTTGGTGGGAACGAGGGGGTGATCACCCTCTGGGATATGGCAACTCATAGGCAAGGGACAGTCATTATGCCCACCGCAGCGGGGAATATCCGCGCCCTTGCCCTTGCCCCAAACGCAACACGCCTTATCAGCATTGCCAATACCTATCAAAGCACGGGCTCAGATACCCTCTTTATCTACAGTTTTCCAGAAGGAGTAAGTAAGCCAGAAAAAGCGGGGGCAGCACTTCGGAGTTTTCCGAACCTATCCCCCCAAAATATCGTATTTTCGCCGGATGGAATTCGTTTTGCTGTCGGCTTCCTCCCCGAAAGCACGGGGACGCCCCTTCCCAATATCTTTCCCCGCCTGCGCCTCTACGATGCGGAAAATGGGATGCTGGTGTTTGACCTGACCGATCCCGATTTGTTTCCCAATCGGGGCATTGCCTTTTCCCCTGATGGACGAGTGATCGCCGTATTGGGGCAGGGCGATGATGTCTTTCTGTTGGATGCTGCAACAGGGGCGATAATTGGCAAACTGCCCGGTCACGGCGGCGCAGCGCGTTCGGCAGCCTTTAACCCCACAGGCGATCTATTCCTCTCCACAACCATTCGCCCCAATGTTGGGGCATATCTTTGGCAGTCGGCAAGTTTTCAAGCGGGGGCGCAAGATTACCCGCGTGGCATCCTTGCCCCGCAAAACAACGGCTTCCTCGTCGGTGTTTGGTCGGCAGATGGAACGCTGATCGCCCTTGCCGATGGATCGGGCGGGGTGTTTCTTTTGGGTGTGCCAAAACCCTAA
- a CDS encoding M23 family metallopeptidase — protein sequence MFRAPIRGNPAERKIAVVDAVTIDAYAIDPLNHRLWFRRTEGIANAPAGAVLRWFQIIEPTMGFILQEQGIIVPKQDFDGVESLSMERSDIEQCLFNVPNISTEYSLPPLDNVPWERELPLVFTHYPVSMYQTCVAQTFHQVYGFAHDTKFYGYYAPGYHFGVDFFAPPGSVVYAGANHGFVVALIHRNEFTGAKWGNYGVTPTPKYHDPDLTPFAVVIRYGHLFVVYGHFDAIAPDIWVGKEVNEGSQLGTLGTFSDSHLHMTLMSFGGSSPDAYVTWAQEIDPQNPQAPKSNRWGIPDFRRTADDSKSIDYPQHMYDFTQFFEPDPILLSTLQAVLTGTPNTLEQPIHKGVIWAEDRVHISNLLRVEGLGGKHQSLIALGFPCQITYSQSFPESVGWRYVEPLVTPTILPRHRSFIYYPGIKASWTPAPAADPRVAIPAPNLPPIPTLTPTRSTQAP from the coding sequence TTGTTCCGAGCGCCTATCCGCGGTAATCCGGCGGAACGAAAGATCGCTGTTGTAGATGCCGTCACAATTGATGCTTATGCCATAGATCCGCTTAATCATCGGCTGTGGTTTCGTCGAACAGAAGGCATTGCCAACGCCCCTGCCGGTGCGGTGCTGCGTTGGTTTCAGATCATTGAGCCGACAATGGGATTCATTTTGCAAGAACAGGGAATCATCGTTCCTAAACAAGATTTTGATGGGGTAGAATCACTCAGCATGGAACGCTCTGACATTGAACAATGCCTTTTCAATGTCCCCAATATAAGCACCGAATATTCTCTTCCGCCTTTAGACAATGTTCCATGGGAACGAGAATTGCCACTCGTGTTCACCCACTACCCTGTGAGCATGTATCAAACCTGTGTAGCTCAAACTTTTCACCAAGTATATGGATTTGCTCATGACACAAAATTCTATGGATATTATGCGCCCGGATATCATTTTGGTGTAGACTTTTTCGCCCCACCGGGAAGTGTTGTGTATGCTGGTGCAAATCATGGGTTTGTTGTTGCATTGATACATCGAAATGAATTTACTGGAGCGAAATGGGGAAATTATGGTGTAACTCCTACTCCCAAATATCATGATCCAGATTTAACGCCATTTGCTGTTGTTATTCGCTATGGTCATCTCTTTGTTGTCTATGGGCATTTTGATGCCATTGCCCCTGATATTTGGGTTGGTAAAGAAGTCAATGAAGGTAGCCAGTTAGGGACTTTAGGAACTTTTAGTGATTCTCATCTTCATATGACATTGATGAGCTTTGGAGGTTCCTCACCTGATGCCTATGTAACATGGGCACAGGAAATTGATCCTCAAAACCCCCAAGCACCAAAATCGAATCGGTGGGGCATTCCCGATTTCCGCCGCACGGCAGATGACTCAAAATCTATAGATTATCCCCAACATATGTATGACTTCACCCAGTTTTTTGAGCCAGATCCCATTCTTCTTTCTACCTTACAGGCGGTACTCACTGGGACTCCCAACACGCTAGAACAACCTATCCACAAAGGCGTGATTTGGGCAGAAGACCGTGTTCACATATCGAATTTACTTCGTGTCGAAGGGTTGGGTGGAAAGCACCAATCGCTCATTGCCTTAGGATTTCCCTGTCAGATAACCTATTCGCAATCATTTCCCGAATCCGTCGGTTGGCGTTATGTGGAACCATTGGTAACACCAACCATTTTGCCGCGTCACCGCAGTTTCATTTACTATCCGGGCATCAAAGCCTCATGGACACCCGCTCCTGCCGCGGATCCCCGTGTTGCTATACCTGCGCCAAATCTGCCCCCTATCCCCACACTGACCCCGACAAGATCAACACAGGCACCTTAA
- a CDS encoding ATP-binding cassette domain-containing protein — translation MSAENAIDVRGVTKRYGTFTAVDGISFEVRRGEIFSMLGPNGAGKTTTLRMMLDIIKPDSGTIALLGSPFHESMKARIGYLPEERGLYKNVRVLELLGYLGSLKGMKPAEAIRKADKLLDEVGLGRTKKARSAS, via the coding sequence ATGAGCGCAGAAAACGCGATTGATGTGCGGGGCGTCACGAAACGCTATGGGACGTTCACCGCTGTGGATGGCATTAGCTTTGAAGTGCGGCGGGGCGAGATTTTCTCCATGTTGGGTCCGAACGGGGCGGGGAAAACAACAACACTGCGCATGATGTTAGATATCATCAAACCCGACAGCGGGACGATTGCCCTTTTGGGGTCGCCCTTTCATGAATCGATGAAGGCGCGGATAGGGTATCTTCCCGAAGAACGCGGGCTATACAAAAATGTGCGCGTCCTTGAACTGCTTGGCTACCTTGGATCGTTGAAAGGGATGAAACCCGCCGAGGCGATCCGCAAGGCAGATAAGCTGCTCGATGAGGTGGGTTTGGGGAGAACAAAAAAAGCAAGATCAGCGAGCTAA
- a CDS encoding nitroreductase family deazaflavin-dependent oxidoreductase, producing the protein MTSDANSVFLYLTTTGRTSGEPRQIEIWFVEHEGCYYMVAESGDKAHWVRNIMANPLVTFSIGTREDNAAHRPPTRGGAHPPRKTIRR; encoded by the coding sequence ATGACAAGCGATGCTAATTCTGTTTTTCTCTACCTAACAACGACAGGGCGCACCTCTGGCGAACCGCGCCAGATCGAAATTTGGTTTGTCGAACATGAGGGGTGTTATTACATGGTTGCCGAGTCGGGCGATAAAGCGCATTGGGTGCGCAATATTATGGCAAACCCACTGGTCACCTTCAGCATCGGCACGCGGGAAGATAACGCCGCCCATCGTCCCCCTACACGGGGGGGGGCGCATCCTCCCCGGAAGACGATCCGGCGTTGA